Proteins encoded in a region of the Hirundo rustica isolate bHirRus1 chromosome 10, bHirRus1.pri.v3, whole genome shotgun sequence genome:
- the KCNE4 gene encoding potassium voltage-gated channel subfamily E member 4, with the protein MLKMDHANVTQAMLDAESPSTEKNNSNEYFYILIVMSFYGIFLIGIMLGYMKSKRKEKSSNLLLLYKDEEREWGEAVKPLPTVAGLKSVQIPMMLNMLQESMVPSLSCAICSMEGSSVSSESSSPDVHFTIQEEVLDSELGEVSETPLNESTEGSVENIHKNS; encoded by the coding sequence ATGCTGAAGATGGACCATGCAAATGTGACCCAAGCTATGCTTGATGCCGAATCCCCCAGCACAGAGAAGAATAACAGCAACGAGTATTTTTACATCCTGATTGTCATGTCTTTCTATGGGATCTTCCTGATAGGAATAATGCTTGGTTACATGaaatccaaaagaaaagagaagtcaTCCAATTTGCTTCTGCTCTACAAAGATGAGGAAAGAGAGTGGGGGGAAGCTGTAAAGCCTCTCCCAACGGTAGCAGGGCTGAAATCCGTGCAGATCCCCATGATGCTGAACATGCTGCAGGAGAGCATGGTGccatccctgtcctgtgccATCTGCTCCATGGAAGGCAGCAGCGTGAGCTCCGAGTCCTCCTCCCCAGATGTGCACTTCACCATCCAGGAGGAAGTGCTGGATTCTGAACTCGGGGAAGTGTCAGAAACGCCCCTCAACGAGAGCACCGAGGGTTCTGTGGAAAACATCCATAAGAACTCCTAG